The Silene latifolia isolate original U9 population chromosome X, ASM4854445v1, whole genome shotgun sequence genome contains the following window.
atttttataaaaatatactccgtaataTTATAGTCGAtaatttataaaattaaattactaaTTTGTTTAAAAAAAAGGGAAATCTGTATATGTGTGTTTCTTCTTTAAAATTACTCCGTCTTATTCTCAACTTTTTGTACAAGTAGCATATATAAATAGTACTTATACTAGCTTACCATCAGACTTGCTCTAATATAAGACCGGTCTAACATCATCTAAGTGGTTATTGAATATGTCCGGGATGGAATGATCGTGTCCAATAATAACAAATTCAGAATACAATTAGTAATTATTGAACTTTTATTTTGTAATgtaatattttataataataaccAACACACATAAATAGGTTGATTATTATCCTAAAATATACAATATTCAAAATAAATTAAGGTTACATAAATACAAATATTATTATATAACAACATTCTTATGTCACCGTCTTATAACATAGGACAGACCCAAAAGAGAATAACCTATAATTAACATGAAATTTTATGTACATTTTAATTGTATCTTAATAAGCTGATATCTTATGATAGAATTTGACATATTTAAATCTGCaagttattaaaataaattattagGTTCtcaatataaaatattttctacatatatattaactaactagttTGAATGCCTGTGCGTTGCAAcgaggtaattaacttatttataatgcaaaaaaaataaacataagtgtttaatatttacattatatgtctaatgatttgtttacatattattaaaatatctctttcaaaaaaaattaaagattaatatatacgtgggttaactcttatttataatcatataatcaccccaccttatactaatctttcgatgtgggacaattctactatttataagtaatatattcaccaaacttggattatttttctgatgtgggacaattctactatttatacgtagtatatcatcaaacctgcattatttttcaatgtgggacaaataacatacccagaattacaccatcttttttgcacttagtttgacattcaaccagatcccgaataccgaatacggttaattgttactcattatatctaatagttatatttaaatttaataatagttatatttaaatttaataccatattttttgaacctaattcgacatccaacccgatttaataataagcaaatactatattatctattaatattcatacgtttggttttttaatttttttatcataattaaaatatgtgcaaatgatatgaacctatactctaatgatagaatttttttaaacacaattctaattatattatttaaacgtagtatatttaccacacctacactatttttcaatgtgagacataaaaaaatctataggtagaaaatataatgatataaacttttaagagctctccaagacaatacttaagagactcagaagattttgggttgatgcttAAGTTCCAAGtatgcatcctatttataattatagaatcatccaccttatactaatctttcgatgtgggacaattctactatttatatgtagtatgttcaccacacctactactatttttcaatgtgggacaaaacatacaaaaaagtacacaatttttcatattaagaagtacaccatctttaatatgtgcaaatatatgaaatttatactctaatgatagcattttttaccacaaagctaattatattattttcataatttttgtaacgatattttttttgacaaatgaaatgtaaaagtttgatataaaaattggaaatatcacttaaatataatttaggaaatatacatattataataattaaaagattctccactttattttttacatcaaaaatttaactttcctaaatttatttttgatgatgtggacgctctccgatcgctcgaaaaaactctcttttatatatatatatatatatatatatatagatttatttAAGAAAAATTCTTGTATCCTCCGGAAGAACCATCCTCCTTACACATAAAAGCAATCCACCAATAAAATATTATAAAGGCTTGGATATAAGGAGTACGGTCCTCCCGGAGGACACACAAATTTTTTTGTATTAAAATATTTCTCGTAAAACAAAACATTCTTGTGAAATTGAGAGGTACTTAGATTTATTTAAATTTTACCCGCGTACAAATTCAACATATTATCATTTCTTATAAGTTATAAATATAGGTTCCACCCAATTTCGAACctagaatttttttttgtttcaacaGTTTCGAAATTTTAGCCCGACATAACTtcttcaaatcctggctccgcccctGGGTCGAATGGAGGCGAGTTAATTATTCTAGTTTGCTAATTTTTAAGTTCGTCTTAAAGTAACCGTTTTCTTGAAGGATTTGATTGGTTTGCTAAAAACTAATTGCGATGTAAATAAAgacaaattcaataatattaaagagtttaGGGATgaagttcactaggtagttattcgGGGGTCAGATTTAATTCATTAACAGAGCTAATTACGTTGTTCAAGGTTATATGATCGGTTGATTCAATATtccctttagatctaatttaacatgcagtcgctatcattaaattatcattaaattatctctattcagttatcgcaacctatattgattctaacccggtcggtgcaagtctcaattcgctatactagtcaattaaccctgactagtaattaactaactagatgaagaacaataaattgaacaacaacgaataagcaatttaactatcaattcattaattaatcacccttctaacaacctagatcccctttcaccctagatgattaaattagctactcatgctattaagaTTAACCACAAATACTATCTTACAACCAATTGTAtattagcattgtacaaccgctttaaagttgttgagttctttacacaaagttgtcgaactattttataagttattgagctaatttaaaaagttattgagtttaataattattcctcttaagctcaataactttgtattgtAACTCGACAATTTTGTTAGTAAAGCTCGACAACTTTATAACCAAACTCGACAACATTGAAAATGTTGTACATAAACtacatacaaccagttgtataatctactaattgaagattaacaacaacaatgataattgAAGACATAATTGAAGACATGcaataagaacaataacaattgaataactaatttgaataattaatgaagaaagattaaaTACCGTAGTAAACAAAGGTAGAACGAGTTGTAGATCCGGAAGTAATAGCAAAAGaactaagggggcgtttggtacggggtaataaagaaagggaaagggaatgaAAATGCTCTATTccctttgttggtgtttgtttgacacTTTTTTTTGTTTCCCTTTCCCCATTCCCACAATGGGTTCACCCCAATTCCATCTGGTTTGATACCCCTACCCCCCTAAGGGTTTCCAATACCCTTTCCCTTCTCTCTCCATACACAACCTCTTCACCACCTATACCAACTACCGTCGACACCTACTACAACCCATCACGTCGGTACCACCACCGACAGTGTCGCCGCCGTTCCCTCCCTCCATCGTCAGCGTCGGCGCGAATATCCTTCTCCATCCCGACCACCTTTGAACGCCATTTTAAACCTGCCAAGACCACCACTTACACCTGATAAAATTCTTGCCCCACCCACAAAACCTCCTTCTCCGCCCTCTAAACATAAGGTCTGGTGTTTTGGAGGGTGGGGAAGGAGGTTTCGGGAGTGGGGGAGGGATCTTATTAGGTAGAAGTGGTTGTTAGGGTTTGTGGGTAAGGGATTTCGACGGATTGTGAGGGAGATCTCCGGTGACGTGAATGGTGTTGGCGGTTTCGGGCGTCAGGCAGGAGTTGGTAGTGGTGGTGCGAGGTTGTCTGTGGTGAAAGTGGTGATGAGTGTTGGTGGTGATAATGGTTGAGGTGGTTGAAGTCCATAATTCCCTCCCTCTTCCAATTTCAAACCAAACATGTGAGTAGGATAGGGGTGAAATCTTTCCTTTCCTTTTCATTCCTTTTTCCGAATCCATACCCTTTCCCTTAGTTGAACCAAATGCCCCCTAAcctaagagtttttagagagttttctagggtaaaatctacgtagctaggtaaaataaagcgtaaaaaTAACATAGGGTACgagggtatttatagtaaaacataaccgacttaaggaaattgcggaaaTATCCTCAAAATAGTGTGTACTCATCTAGCCTGGGTGTGTCACTTGGGCTTGATCGAGTATGCTCCCTGTTTGagttcttttcttcgtgttgtcttcttcacttctcttcctttattcttctagattcccgtgccatgctccgtgtattccttcatgcccactccgcggtgatcatttcattcctttgctccataaatgcatcattcctgcattataCACCGAATAGctgaagtatcgacattctagcataaaaggcatgtaattaatataaactaACACGAAAAACGtaacaaaagtaattaaggggaggcataaatatgtatataattatgactcatcaacgATCAAACTCATGTGCTTAGCGTAACCTTTATGTATGCTTTTACTCCCTTTCCACACCTCCAAATTGATTTATCTCTCGTCTTTCCCCAAAGCAACATGCATTTTATCCCTCTTATTCTCTTTTCTAAAGCAAGATAAGATCCTTATTTGCACATTTTTAGGTGTTCAAAGGGAAGAAAATCATAAGCGAATGCTACCTCAAGTGTGCGAGTTTGATCAATGTCggaaaattgattaaaactcaCTAAACTCCAACATAGGTAGTTTTGTAACAAAagtaaacaaaacaaaggtagtggaaaacaaaataataaaagtaaGGTAGTCTTTTAACAAACACCATAAAAGGTAATTTATGACAAAAAAAACCATATAGTTATTTACAGTTCTTCCAAGATGAAAGAAAATTTTTGTTCACGCTTGTGACCTGAAATTATATATACCAATCTTTTTCTACATcgattatatatatttatatttacATTTGGAATTATGCTCTACTTAAGGTTTGTTTAGAATTAGAGGATTTCGAGGGAAAAGGAAGGGAGGGAAAGGTGGAATGGAGGGATCCATCTTCCATCACCCAAGGCAAATTAGAAACCCTCCAACATAGAAAAGATTTGGGGGGAAAACTCCTCTACTCCATtccccttcccttccctcccctccctttttGCCCCCCTTCATCCACTTCCTCTCCCTTTCCCTCACCTCCATCGACCTCTCCTCCCTTTCCCTCTTTTTATACCCAAACACACCCTTATTTTTCTGCTTGTTAACGTGGCTTTTTACATGCTTTTTTGTTTCCCTTCAGATATTCAATTAGAGTGACTTATCTGTGTGCCTGCCGACTTTTGTGCAGACTCCGACTTTGCAATTAAATGCGGTGGTCGACAGATTAGAGCGTCTAATCAAGTTCTTTATGAAAATGATGATGAAACGCTTGGTCCTGCAAATTATTTTGTGACGAGTACTGACAAGTGGGCAGTCAGTAATGTGGGATTATTCACCTCAAATAACAATGTAACGTACACATACGTTTCTCCACGCCAGTTTACTAGTCTGGACTCTGAGCTGTTCCAGACAGCAAGACTGTCAGCTGGATCACTAAGGTACTATGGGATCGGGCTTCAGAATGGTAAATACAGTGTGCTGTTACAGTTTGCAGAGCTACAAATTGAGAATGGTAAAACATGGAAAAGTCTTGGGAGGCGTGTTTTTGACATATATATTCAGGTAACATGTTGACCAAAGCTTCTAATATTCATATCATTTTTTTGTTCCCCTTTTCATCTATTATTGTTATTGATGATCAAATTTGGTAAATTGTTATCTTAACTACAACTACAATCATGAATTATTTGGAACATTGAAGCAAGGAATAGATGCAAGTATGAACACAATTCCATTGATATCAAAACTTATGCCCTAGTTTCTTTAGAGGTCTTACTTTTCTCTCTTCTAGATGGTCGTGGTTGCATGATGTTTTTCAGATGTTGTCAGTATTAGTACCCCTATGCCTATAAAGAGGCGCAGGCGAGATCCATTTTTCTTCCTACAAGTCAAATTAAAACCCTTCAAACATAGGAGATATTTGGAAAGAAGAACATGATACGACGCCCTAACCCCTTTACACTTTCTCACTATTAAAGTCTGATTATGACAATATGGTAAAGATTAGGTTTTAACCCATGGAAAATCAGCGTCTAGTATTTCATTTTCGTTTTGGTGCACGCCACTGTCCCAATCTGGTTGCATCTATTCAAACAAGTCCTAAATGGTCCTTCTGCTTCCCTGTTGATATTCGAACTAGGGAAATCGCGTGGAAACGGATTTTGACATTCGTAAGGAGGCACGAGGGCAGTCATACGCACCTGTTGGAAGGAATTACACCATTCAGGTGACATCAAACTACATTGAAATACATCTATTTTGGGCTGGAAAAGGGACATGCTGCATACCTTTTCAAGGAACATATGGACCTTCTATATCAGCTCTCAGTGCTACACCATGTAATATATATCCACTTTGGTGATTAATATCATacacttgtttttatttttaaaacaaatCATTGCTGAACAACAATGTGGCTGTTCAGTGTTTCAGCCTAGGCCTGTAAGTTCAACTACAAACGCAAAACGAACTGGTGTCATTGTTGGAGTGGTTGTTTCCGTTGTAGTAATAGCCCTTCTCTCTTTCGCTGGTTGTTGGTATATTCGAAGAAAAAGGAGACTACGTGCAACAGAAGATGGTATGGCTGCAAATGCACTCTGTAGAAATAGCCAAAAAACGTCTTTTTGTACTTCAGTCCTGTCAGCCACATTTGATTATGCactatttcaatttattttatgactgtTGTTTGTTTGAACTTCCAGAGCTCCTTGGGATCAATGCCAAAACTTTCAGTTATGCTGAACTGAGGTCAGCCACTGGGGACTTCAACTCTTCAAATAAGCTAGGAGAGGGAGGGTTTGGACCTGTCTTTAAGGTACATGATTCTGCTCTTGATATGATTTAGAAAGTAGTGTCACAATTTGCTAGAGCTTTCCTGGTCATCCACAGATCTACCGAACTGCATTGGTAGCGTCTTAAATTATTTTTTAACTAAAAAATTGTTGAAGATTGATAGCCTCCAAGACTATATTAtcattgaataattcaaaatggTTCACTAGACTGCATTTCTTATGTAGTGATTTAGCAGTCGCTTGATGCAGTAGGCTACGTGTATATGACCTTGCTCATCACACGCCGGGGAAGGACCTTTGAATCAAAAGCATATTTAGTTGTTCTTTCTGCTAGCGTATTATTTTCTTTGATTGAAAAAGATAGTCTTATGACTTAAGCACTTTACTTTTTGAATATAGTACTTTCGGTTTCAGACTTTCAGCTCATCCTTGTGTGAACTTCTGATCATGACTTATGTGGAGTCATTCATGAAGAGATAAACGCAATATTGCATTGCATTCATGTGATATACATATTCTACTCGCTAGGAGTGATAATGTGGCACAAACTGTGAGAATAAATGATTATAATGATTGATCTTTGTAGGAGTGAAGTTTTTTCACTTCTGTAAATATCACCCCTCTCCCCCACGAAGGACAggaattaataaaataaagggtTAAGGAGGTGAACAATGAGGAGCATTTCATACAAAATGATTCGTGGGAAGAAAATACTCAAGGGTTGCGAATCTGTGATACTAAAGTATTAATACTGCCATGCTATAGTCAAGTTGGTAGTTAACTGATTACCACATCCACACAGCAATATACACATTGTTGAAAAAGTAAATACAACAACAAAGAGGTTGTCGTAACATAATTTGGGGTCAGCTAAAAGGGCCGTATGGATCATCAAATTATAGTGCATCATTTTGAAAATGCGGAATTAGTGTAGCTGTCTGCTGTCGTGAACTCTTTGTTCTGGGGGAATGGAGGATGTCACGCAACGGCTTGCGATCAAGCCAGCGGTAATGTCAAGAATGTTTATCAAATGCATTAAATCTCCGCTTCTTAAGATCTGAACTGAGAGTTTATTATATGTTTGTTGTCTATCTTCTCTCTCATGTctctttgcttttttttttttttctttttttgtactATTACCTCTTAGCAtttgtaagttttttttttccaaaaaaaaaaaaaaaaaaaaaaaaaaaaaaaaaaaaaaaaaaaaaaaaaaaaaacaggtaatATTATTAGATCATGTCCCTTATGATGTTGTTTTCTTTGAGTGATATATAACGGAAAATAACGGTAAGAGGATTTTATGCCATAGTGCTATGGTGAAATAAAGGAGGGAGGAGGAAAAGCCCTAGAgtaagggaaatgagaaaagagaaaggaaaaaaaaattaaaagtcaATATAGAAAATAAATTTAAACATTGATCAAAGTCTTTTGAGTAACCATAGAGTAATGTATAAGGTTTAAAATACAAAGGTGACTTTTTTAATACTTAGAAATTAGAATTCCTCATAAATCTCATTGTTCATTGAAACATGACGGTTGCAAATAGAAAAATAGAATGGATAATTCAATAATCTGAGTAGACAAAAAGTTATATGACTAACTCTTTAGCCTTATTGTCACTTACAGGGGGTGCTGAGTGATGGCAGAATAGTTGCAGTGAAACAGCTATCAGTAGCATCCCATCAAGGAAAACATCAATTTATGGCAGAAATAGCTGCTATTTCTGCTGTGCAACATCGCAACTTGGTGAAATTGTATGGATGCTGCCTGGAAGGCGAAAAACGCTTGCTTGTTTATGAATACTTGGAAAATAAGAGTCTTGATCAAGCCTTATTCGGTATGACCATTTGATATGCCTCAATGTTAAAGAATTATATTGTAGTTCTGTTTGCTTGAATTGTGTATGCTTCCAACAGGAGACAGTAACCTGAACCTCAATTGGGCCAAGAGGTTTGAGATATGCGTGGGTGTGGCAAGAGGTCTTACTTACCTCCATCAGGATTCAAGTGTTCGCATTGTGCACAGAGACGTCAAGGCCAGTAATATCCTGCTCGATGCCGATCTTAACCCCAAAATATCAGATTTTGGTTTGGCAAAATTATATGATGATAAAAAGACTCACATAAGTACCCGTGTTGCTGGAACAATGTAAGATCCATTAGTTTATTGCAGTTATTTCACTTTGTAATTTTGTATCATCTATCTTAATAGCCAGATTTGCTTTACCCAACTATGTCTCTTTGACACTTCACTTTGGCTGTGTCATGTTTGCACACGTTCCGACATGACACTAGTACTAAGATCTTTGGCCTATGCCAAAAATTAGTGTTTCACATTGCGACACACATCCATATCTGACTATGGGCGGAGCTAGGGGAACTGGGCACACACGGATAAAGATTAAAAACATGTGTTCTTACAAGAGACATAAGAAAGCCATCTTCTCTGTTAAACTATAAGGCAGGTTATGGTTCACATTCCTGAATTCATTTTTCTTATATAATAACTGTTTGGTCCTGCATCAGCCTAAAGTTTACAACCATGCTCCCACGGCTCTCTAAAGCTGGGCCTGCCACAAACTTTCTATGTGTCTCACTAACATAGTTTCGTAGTAGGaagcaaaaattttttttttgttcctGCCTCCTTTTATTTGCATTTAATTGTTTCTTCTACAGTGGGTACCTTGCACCTGAATATGCCATGCGTGGACATCTTACGG
Protein-coding sequences here:
- the LOC141623800 gene encoding putative LRR receptor-like serine/threonine-protein kinase At1g56130 isoform X5 encodes the protein MGNLKKLQQLYIDSSGVSGPIPSTFANLQNLQNLWASDTDLTGAIPKFIGGWSQLQVLRLEGNAFSGPIPSELSDLTSLKELRISGLSNSSTSLEFVTNLTSLNILALKNNIITGIIPSSIGQLQSLTFLDISFNSITGQIPDSLFSLSSLGYLFLGNNKLTGGLPAQKSSSLINIDVSYNQLSGSIPSWVSQLSMQLNLVANNFSDASANSRALPSGLNCVQNGFPCNSGLGRYSDFAIKCGGRQIRASNQVLYENDDETLGPANYFVTSTDKWAVSNVGLFTSNNNVTYTYVSPRQFTSLDSELFQTARLSAGSLRYYGIGLQNGKYSVLLQFAELQIENGKTWKSLGRRVFDIYIQGNRVETDFDIRKEARGQSYAPVGRNYTIQVTSNYIEIHLFWAGKGTCCIPFQGTYGPSISALSATPLFQPRPVSSTTNAKRTGVIVGVVVSVVVIALLSFAGCWYIRRKRRLRATEDELLGINAKTFSYAELRSATGDFNSSNKLGEGGFGPVFKGVLSDGRIVAVKQLSVASHQGKHQFMAEIAAISAVQHRNLVKLYGCCLEGEKRLLVYEYLENKSLDQALFGDSNLNLNWAKRFEICVGVARGLTYLHQDSSVRIVHRDVKASNILLDADLNPKISDFGLAKLYDDKKTHISTRVAGTIGYLAPEYAMRGHLTDKVDVFGFGVVALEVVSGRPNSDSTLEREQMYLLDWAWHLHENSQDVDLVDKRLSEFNEEEVRRVISVAVLCTQTSPGHRPTMSRALAMLTGSIEVGTITSKPTYLADWTFDDSTFMTSDTESSKYGYLTSQSTTTV
- the LOC141623800 gene encoding putative LRR receptor-like serine/threonine-protein kinase At1g56130 isoform X4 encodes the protein MGDTGKYPTMEYNRMKVYAIDAIGVLPDDLWNLLYLTNLKISQNYLTGPLSSGIGNLTRLQYLDIGINALSGPLPKEIGQLTDLRSLGFGSNNFSGSLPSEMGNLKKLQQLYIDSSGVSGPIPSTFANLQNLQNLWASDTDLTGAIPKFIGGWSQLQVLRLEGNAFSGPIPSELSDLTSLKELDISFNSITGQIPDSLFSLSSLGYLFLGNNKLTGGLPAQKSSSLINIDVSYNQLSGSIPSWVSQLSMQLNLVANNFSDASANSRALPSGLNCVQNGFPCNSGLGRYSDFAIKCGGRQIRASNQVLYENDDETLGPANYFVTSTDKWAVSNVGLFTSNNNVTYTYVSPRQFTSLDSELFQTARLSAGSLRYYGIGLQNGKYSVLLQFAELQIENGKTWKSLGRRVFDIYIQGNRVETDFDIRKEARGQSYAPVGRNYTIQVTSNYIEIHLFWAGKGTCCIPFQGTYGPSISALSATPLFQPRPVSSTTNAKRTGVIVGVVVSVVVIALLSFAGCWYIRRKRRLRATEDELLGINAKTFSYAELRSATGDFNSSNKLGEGGFGPVFKGVLSDGRIVAVKQLSVASHQGKHQFMAEIAAISAVQHRNLVKLYGCCLEGEKRLLVYEYLENKSLDQALFGDSNLNLNWAKRFEICVGVARGLTYLHQDSSVRIVHRDVKASNILLDADLNPKISDFGLAKLYDDKKTHISTRVAGTIGYLAPEYAMRGHLTDKVDVFGFGVVALEVVSGRPNSDSTLEREQMYLLDWAWHLHENSQDVDLVDKRLSEFNEEEVRRVISVAVLCTQTSPGHRPTMSRALAMLTGSIEVGTITSKPTYLADWTFDDSTFMTSDTESSKYGYLTSQSTTTV